The following are encoded together in the Arcticibacterium luteifluviistationis genome:
- a CDS encoding TlpA family protein disulfide reductase, with product MQVRKTLWLIISCFLFLSFVSKNDSKLVSQNVGDIPVYDFETLEPLLYTNSEKIHIVNFWAMWCAPCVKELPIFQEFERNNPNVELTFVSLDFIEEIETKLKPFLKKKGITSKVILLDEGDANSWINKIDPNWSGTLPFTIVFNNKTRVFHEGSFENTQELENEILKLKTDNEKK from the coding sequence ATGCAGGTTCGAAAAACTCTTTGGCTCATCATCTCTTGTTTCTTATTTCTAAGTTTCGTTTCCAAAAATGACTCGAAACTTGTTTCCCAAAACGTTGGGGATATTCCTGTTTATGATTTTGAAACCTTAGAACCCTTACTTTATACCAATTCTGAGAAAATCCATATTGTGAACTTCTGGGCCATGTGGTGTGCTCCCTGTGTTAAGGAATTGCCAATTTTTCAGGAGTTTGAAAGAAATAATCCAAATGTAGAATTGACTTTTGTTAGCCTTGACTTCATTGAAGAAATAGAAACGAAACTTAAGCCATTTTTAAAGAAAAAAGGAATTACTTCAAAAGTGATATTATTAGACGAAGGCGATGCTAATAGCTGGATAAACAAAATTGACCCAAACTGGTCAGGCACCCTACCCTTTACTATAGTTTTCAATAATAAAACCCGCGTTTTTCACGAGGGTTCTTTTGAAAATACACAAGAACTAGAAAATGAAATTTTAAAATTAAAAACTGACAATGAGAAAAAATAA